The genomic interval AGGTTTTTACGAAAGCATCACGTGAGTGGAGAAAGCAACAAGGCCACCTGTACACGCATCACGGCAGCAAATCATCCCCCTGAACCAGCTACCGCGTCACCAGGTACACCAGCAGCAACCCCGCCCCCATGCTCGCCAGCGCCGCCAGGCGCAGGGCGGCGTCGGGCATGGACGCCAGCTGGACGACGAAAAGCCGCATC from Geothermobacter hydrogeniphilus carries:
- a CDS encoding DUF2065 domain-containing protein, which translates into the protein MSQLLIACGMVMILEGIPWFLSPQRMRLFVVQLASMPDAALRLAALASMGAGLLLVYLVTR